A section of the Triticum dicoccoides isolate Atlit2015 ecotype Zavitan chromosome 7A, WEW_v2.0, whole genome shotgun sequence genome encodes:
- the LOC119329746 gene encoding oxysterol-binding protein-related protein 2A-like isoform X1 codes for MTHSSSHHHHHHHHHALCCLSSAPPHPEASPTPAPEPAAATATQVPGSVAVAGVLHKWTNYGRGWRERWFSLRDGVLSYSKIRADAGGGEAAGRIADDGEVRLIGGASARIDGGRRPEKPVGVVCLKVSAFRESKSDDRRFYIFSPTKTLHLKTDSKDARVAWIEALILARSVYSLRSLSGRITFVQSDVSVSTARLRNRMHQDGLNESLIQDCEQIMLSEFSSYRKQLKLRYDDHLSLFGSSRHHFEEGKDGNIIQGALTKNEFSSSRHGNFSEYSTTESDEFEKQDGGELTCEEDSTFFDAADYFIESNSRSSTMSDSTDCGVHSATNIDNPGGQEVVDIQIQDSNNMLPEIKRRSKLPEPTEKEKGISLWSIIKDSVGKDLTRVCLPVYFNEPLSSLQKCFEDFEYSYLLDQAYEYGKVGNSLMRILKVAAFAISGYASSVARPCKPFNPLLGETYEADFPDRRIRFFAEKVSHHPMLIACHSEGKGWKFWGDSNVKSKFWGQSIQVDPVGVLTVEFDDGEIFKWSKVTTTINNLILGKLYCNHHGIMHIKGNRQYSCKLKFKEPSLLDRNPHLVQGFVEDNDGKKASFLIGKWDESMYYTNLDTSKVKSADQLQGASLLWEKNKPSPNPTRYNLSSFAITLNELTPELQEKLPPTDSRLRPDQRHLENGEYEKANTEKLRLERRQRMSTKLQDNGWKPRWFEQDAEDGAYHYKGGYWEARDEGRWDGCLNIFGEFSET; via the exons ATGACGCACAGCagcagccaccaccaccaccaccaccaccaccacgcgctCTGCTGCCTCTCCTCCGCACCGCCGCATCCCGAAGCGTCGCCCACGCCGGCACCGGAGCCCGCCGCGGCCACCGCTACGCAGGTGCCGGGGTCGGTAGCGGTGGCCGGCGTGCTGCACAAGTGGACCAACTACGGCCGCGGGTGGCGGGAGCGCTGGTTCTCGCTCCGCGACGGGGTGCTCTCCTACTCCAAGATTCGGGCCGACGCGGGGGGCGGGGAGGCGGCGGGACGGATCGCTGACGACGGGGAGGTCAGGCTGATCGGCGGCGCGTCCGCGAGGATCGACGGGGGGCGCCGCCCGGAGAAGCCCGTCGGAGTCGTCTGCCTCAAG GTGTCCGCATTTCGTGAGAGCAAGTCCGACGACAGGAGATTCTACATATTTTCTCCCACAAAGACACTTCATTTGAAGACAGATTCGAAAGATGCCCGTGTCGCTTGGATCGAGGCCTTGATCTTGGCGAGGAGTGTTTATTCGCTCAGGTCACTCAGTGGAAGAATAACTTTTGTGCAGAGTGATGTTTCAGTTTCCACTGCAAGGCTTCGAAATCGGATGCACCAGGATGGTTTAAACGAGAGTCTTATACAGGACTGCGAACAGATTATGCTTTCGGAGTTTTCAAGCTACAGAAAGCAACTGAAGCTACGCTATGACGATCATCTAAGCTTGTTCGGATCTAGCAGACACCATTTCGAG GAAGGTAAAGATGGAAATATAATACAGGGGGCGTTGACAAAAAATGAATTTTCTAGTTCCCGGCATGGAAATTTCAGTG AATATAGCACAACAGAATCTGATGAATTTGAGAAGCAAGATGGTGGTGAATTGACTTGTGAAGAGGACTCTACATTCTTTGATGCTGCAGACTACTTCATAGAATCAAACAGCAGATCTTCAACAATGTCAGATTCCACAGATTGTGGTGTACACAGTGCTACTAACATAGATAATCCAGGTGGCCAAGAAGTTGTGGATATCCAAATTCAAGATTCTAACAACATGCTACCTGAAATCAAACGACGGAGTAAACTACCAGAACCTACTGAGAAAGAGAAAGGAATCAGCCTTTGGTCCATTATTAAAGATAGTGTTGGCAAGGATTTGACACGAGTATGCCTTCCAGTTTACTTCAACGAGCCACTTTCATCCCTCCAAAAGTGCTTTGAAGATTTCGAATATTCCTACCTTCTGGATCAAGCCTATGAATATGGAAAAGTG GGGAATAGCCTCATGAGAATCCTGAAAGTAGCTGCTTTTGCGATCTCTGGCTATGCTTCATCTGTCGCGAGACCTTGCAAACCATTCAATCCATTGTTAGGAGAGACTTATGAAGCTGATTTTCCTGATAGAAGGATCCGCTTTTTTGCCGAGAAG GTTAGTCATCATCCAATGCTGATTGCCTGCCACTCTGAAGGCAAGGGCTGGAAATTCTGGGGCGACAGCAATGTAAAATCCAAGTTCTGGGGGCAGTCAATTCAAGTTGATCCTGTTGGCGTTTTGACAGTGGAATTTGATGACGGTGAAATCTTCAAGTGGAGTAAG GTGACAACAACTATTAATAACCTCATTCTTGGGAAGCTGTACTGCAACCATCATGGAATTATGCACATAAAGGGGAATCGGCAGTATTCATGTAAACTCAAGTTCAAAGAGCCATCGCTGCTTGACCGCAATCCTCACCTA GTACAAGGCTTCGTGGAGGACAATGATGGAAAGAAGGCTTCATTTTTAATAGGAAAATGGGACGAAAGTATGTACTATACAAATTTAGATACTTCCAAGGTCAAGAGCGCCGATCAATTGCAAGGTGCCTCCCTACTTTGGGAAAAGAACAAGCCTTCTCCCAACCCaactcgttacaatctatcttctTTTGCGATCACATTGAATGAGCTGACCCCAGAGCTTCAG GAGAAACTCCCCCCTACTGATTCACGGCTAAGACCAGACCAGCGGCATTTAGAGAACGGTGAGTATGAGAAGGCAAATACAGAGAAGTTGAGGTTGGAACGGCGGCAAAGAATG TCGACTAAACTTCAAGACAATGGTTGGAAGCCTCGATGGTTCGAGCAGGACGCAGAGGACGGGGCATATCATTACAAAGGTGGGTACTGGGAAGCAAGGGACGAAGGACGCTGGGACGGATGCCTCAATATATTCGGGGAGTTCTCAGAAACGTGA
- the LOC119329746 gene encoding oxysterol-binding protein-related protein 2A-like isoform X2: MHQDGLNESLIQDCEQIMLSEFSSYRKQLKLRYDDHLSLFGSSRHHFEEGKDGNIIQGALTKNEFSSSRHGNFSEYSTTESDEFEKQDGGELTCEEDSTFFDAADYFIESNSRSSTMSDSTDCGVHSATNIDNPGGQEVVDIQIQDSNNMLPEIKRRSKLPEPTEKEKGISLWSIIKDSVGKDLTRVCLPVYFNEPLSSLQKCFEDFEYSYLLDQAYEYGKVGNSLMRILKVAAFAISGYASSVARPCKPFNPLLGETYEADFPDRRIRFFAEKVSHHPMLIACHSEGKGWKFWGDSNVKSKFWGQSIQVDPVGVLTVEFDDGEIFKWSKVTTTINNLILGKLYCNHHGIMHIKGNRQYSCKLKFKEPSLLDRNPHLVQGFVEDNDGKKASFLIGKWDESMYYTNLDTSKVKSADQLQGASLLWEKNKPSPNPTRYNLSSFAITLNELTPELQEKLPPTDSRLRPDQRHLENGEYEKANTEKLRLERRQRMSTKLQDNGWKPRWFEQDAEDGAYHYKGGYWEARDEGRWDGCLNIFGEFSET, from the exons ATGCACCAGGATGGTTTAAACGAGAGTCTTATACAGGACTGCGAACAGATTATGCTTTCGGAGTTTTCAAGCTACAGAAAGCAACTGAAGCTACGCTATGACGATCATCTAAGCTTGTTCGGATCTAGCAGACACCATTTCGAG GAAGGTAAAGATGGAAATATAATACAGGGGGCGTTGACAAAAAATGAATTTTCTAGTTCCCGGCATGGAAATTTCAGTG AATATAGCACAACAGAATCTGATGAATTTGAGAAGCAAGATGGTGGTGAATTGACTTGTGAAGAGGACTCTACATTCTTTGATGCTGCAGACTACTTCATAGAATCAAACAGCAGATCTTCAACAATGTCAGATTCCACAGATTGTGGTGTACACAGTGCTACTAACATAGATAATCCAGGTGGCCAAGAAGTTGTGGATATCCAAATTCAAGATTCTAACAACATGCTACCTGAAATCAAACGACGGAGTAAACTACCAGAACCTACTGAGAAAGAGAAAGGAATCAGCCTTTGGTCCATTATTAAAGATAGTGTTGGCAAGGATTTGACACGAGTATGCCTTCCAGTTTACTTCAACGAGCCACTTTCATCCCTCCAAAAGTGCTTTGAAGATTTCGAATATTCCTACCTTCTGGATCAAGCCTATGAATATGGAAAAGTG GGGAATAGCCTCATGAGAATCCTGAAAGTAGCTGCTTTTGCGATCTCTGGCTATGCTTCATCTGTCGCGAGACCTTGCAAACCATTCAATCCATTGTTAGGAGAGACTTATGAAGCTGATTTTCCTGATAGAAGGATCCGCTTTTTTGCCGAGAAG GTTAGTCATCATCCAATGCTGATTGCCTGCCACTCTGAAGGCAAGGGCTGGAAATTCTGGGGCGACAGCAATGTAAAATCCAAGTTCTGGGGGCAGTCAATTCAAGTTGATCCTGTTGGCGTTTTGACAGTGGAATTTGATGACGGTGAAATCTTCAAGTGGAGTAAG GTGACAACAACTATTAATAACCTCATTCTTGGGAAGCTGTACTGCAACCATCATGGAATTATGCACATAAAGGGGAATCGGCAGTATTCATGTAAACTCAAGTTCAAAGAGCCATCGCTGCTTGACCGCAATCCTCACCTA GTACAAGGCTTCGTGGAGGACAATGATGGAAAGAAGGCTTCATTTTTAATAGGAAAATGGGACGAAAGTATGTACTATACAAATTTAGATACTTCCAAGGTCAAGAGCGCCGATCAATTGCAAGGTGCCTCCCTACTTTGGGAAAAGAACAAGCCTTCTCCCAACCCaactcgttacaatctatcttctTTTGCGATCACATTGAATGAGCTGACCCCAGAGCTTCAG GAGAAACTCCCCCCTACTGATTCACGGCTAAGACCAGACCAGCGGCATTTAGAGAACGGTGAGTATGAGAAGGCAAATACAGAGAAGTTGAGGTTGGAACGGCGGCAAAGAATG TCGACTAAACTTCAAGACAATGGTTGGAAGCCTCGATGGTTCGAGCAGGACGCAGAGGACGGGGCATATCATTACAAAGGTGGGTACTGGGAAGCAAGGGACGAAGGACGCTGGGACGGATGCCTCAATATATTCGGGGAGTTCTCAGAAACGTGA